The following are encoded together in the Populus trichocarpa isolate Nisqually-1 chromosome 5, P.trichocarpa_v4.1, whole genome shotgun sequence genome:
- the LOC7469115 gene encoding transcription factor TGA7, with protein sequence MSSTSTQIAALRGMGIYEPFNQISSWAHAFRDDGSLNIGPSTIVQVDAGLDDKSEHVSHESMEPYRSDQEAHKPADKIQRRLAQNREAARKSRLRKKAYVQQLESSRMKLAQLEQELERARHQGAYLGSASNSSHLGFSGTVNPGIAAFEMEYGHWVEEQHKQISELRKALQAHITDIELRILVENGLNHYNNLFRMKADAAKADVFYLISGKWRTSVERFFQWIGGFRPSELLNVLMSQLEPLTDQQLADVCNLRQSSQQAEDALTQGIDKLQQTLSQSIAVDVMGVGGYGQMADDMEKLEALEGFVNQADHLRQQTLQHMSRILTMRQAARGLLALGEYFHRLRALSSLWAACPREPT encoded by the exons ATGAGCTCTACGTCAACTCAAATTGCTGCCCTCAGAGGAATGGGCATTTATGAGCCCTTTAACCAGATTAGCTCATGGGCACACGCCTTCAGAGATGATGGTAGCCTAAACATTGGCCCATCCACAATTGTGCAGGTGGATGCTGGGCTAGACGACAAG AGTGAACATGTTTCACATGAATCAATGGAACCGTACAGAAGCGATCAAGAAGCACACAAACCTGCTGATAAG ATACAAAGACGATTGGCACAAAATCGTGAAGCAGCTCGCAAAAGTCGCTTGCGGAAGAAG GCTTATGTTCAACAATTAGAATCCAGCCGAATGAAGTTGGCCCAGCTGGAGCAGGAACTTGAAAGAGCTAGGCACCAG GGTGCTTACTTAGGCAGTGCATCAAATTCTAGTCATTTAGGATTTTCAGGAACAGTAAATCCAG GAATTGCTGCATTTGAGATGGAATATGGACATTGGGTTGAAGAACAACATAAGCAAATCTCTGAACTTAGGAAAGCATTGCAAGCTCATATAACTGATATTGAGCTCCGAATACTTGTTGAGAATGGCTTGAACCACTATAACAATCTTTTCCGTATGAAAGCAGATGCTGCGAAGGCTGATGTATTCTATCTGATATCTGGCAAATGGAGAACGTCAGTAGAACGCTTCTTTCAGTGGATCGGAGGATTCCGCCCATCAGAACTTCTAAAT GTTCTCATGTCACAACTTGAGCCTTTGACTGATCAACAACTCGCTGATGTCTGTAACCTTCGTCAATCATCTCAGCAAGCTGAAGATGCTCTAACTCAAGGAATTGATAAACTCCAGCAGACTCTGTCCCAAAGCATAGCAGTTGATGTAATGGGTGTTGGGGGTTATGGTCAGATGGCTGATGACATGGAGAAGTTAGAAGCTCTCGAGGGATTTGTGAACCAG GCCGATCACCTTCGGCAACAAACTCTGCAGCATATGTCTCGGATATTAACAATGCGCCAAGCAGCTCGTGGTTTACTTGCATTAGGAGAGTACTTTCACCGTCTTCGTGCTCTCAGTTCTCTATGGGCCGCTTGTCCTCGTGAACCCACTTAG